The nucleotide window ATGTTCTAGATTTTACTCCATTAATTTCtgaaatatttcttaagCCTTCTACTACATCTTTGACACCTAGAGTTTTCTTAGAGATGAACAACCTCTTGATTCTATAAGTCATGCCTATAGTACCAAAATCCCCTGTTTTACAATATTCACTTTTCAAATGTTGAGTTGTTTTACCAGTGGACTCTTTTAAGACATCGAAGATTATTTTCTCACCTAAGTTTAATTGTTGATTTTGGTATTCTGGGTAGATTGTATGAGTACAGAGGTATAAGACATAAATGAGATCATCTTTCTTTTTGGAGATGATTGATGAATAATAAGAAGATAATATGTCAGTGATTTCTAGTCTACCAGATATTtgacttattttttccatGATCTtgctaaaatataaaaatgaattgaCTTCTGGATTGTCAGACATTTAATGTGGGtaagaaaacaaagaattagacaatataaacaatataattaatatgatAAGTAGTTGTATTGAAtacaattaaaacaaacTTGGGAAGTATTTATTGAATTACAAGGACATTAATAAGAGTTAAAGCCAAGagatagaaaatatattagcTTGAAATTGCCAAGATGTTGACACGATtgtagaaaaaaaactttgaAAGTAAAAACAAATGTCAAATTCTATGGTGTTCATATCGTCttgtatattaaatttgtgAAGTTGCTTTGGCCAAGTGGTCGAAGACAGATTTCGAAGCCCAGGGcatgaaaatattgtaatgAAATGAATTATTTAGAACAAGGATGATGGAAATATCCACGATAATCACTAAGTTAAAATAATGAAACTTGTATACGTTAAGTCATAAGGGGATTAGCATCTAGTGTAGAAACTCAGCTTAATGCAGaagatataatattataaccACTTATCATATATAGTAAAGTATCTACTAGTTGTAGCCCATGGCTGGTGCTTTCTAAGATGGCATGGAATTTAGTAACCAGAAGAAGTAGAGCAATAGAAAGTCTCGAGGACACTATCATAGAGGATTCATTATCATGGGATTGAAACTAGTGGTCAATGCAGTCGCATCAAAATGCGGACTTTTGATGTGACTGTGTGTGCAATACAGATGATTGTGGAGACCTTTGAGCTAGTGCGAAGATGTACTcaagatttatttaaacGCACGAGAAGTATTTTCGTCGCAAGAAGATAATGGATGCAATTTTAGATATCAATGGAAAGCGTATTTCGTGCCTAAGCCCTATGGCCACAGCAGAGCTTGCAGCTATTGTAAGTTAATAGTATGTGtcaaatgttttatttggaTTTTCCATCCCCTCTTTcggaaatgtttttaaatactttttgtaGCCAATCAAATCTGTCCATTTGTAAGAATATGATTGGTCAGTATTTGATCGGCTACGACAGTATGAATTTTAGTAAGTAAGAATCTCACAGTAACAAATGAAGGACATTTTCAATACAATCCTCAAAATTCCTATGTAAAGGTCTTTTTACCTCAACTTGCACAGAAAACAAGATGAACTTTGTGTAGTATTTTCTACTTGCATTagattttgtttgttttttaacaaattcAAAGATGCACTTTACTGATAATGCTGGATTACATTTTATATGATTCCTAGATATTATCATAGACATAAAGaaactttttataataagtCTAAACAGCTTGACAAAATACTcatataaattacaaaagTATATACTATTTTAGACGCAATAGtagttaaaatattatttgtacTAAATTCAAACATTCTTTTCTTGATTTTACCCCATAAATGACAGATACAAAAAAGTTGGATTTTCTTCAGTATTTGTTAATTCAcaaatataatcaaaaaatccCCACCAACGAAGAAAAAAGTCTAGAAAATTATCTCAAAGATTTATCTATCAGTAAAGATCTCGATATTCCTAAAGATATTAATTTACAAGACTTACTAAATCCAGATCCTTTAAACATAAAGCAGACCCTGTTTAATCTCAATGACTCTCTAGATTCCTCTAATAATTTAGTAAATGACATAATTTTCTGTCTTATAAATTCAGACCCACTCACTTTGAAGATTTTCAAGGACAAAGATCTTCCCCTCTCAAATCTCAGAAATATTTACGACTCCGCTTTCAAATCCAACAAGCCTTTTCTTAAGAATTTCAATACTAAAGATAAAAAGCCAAAAGAACCAAAGAATCAAGTTTCTTCTCCCCTGGTGACTCGTTTCTGCCCAGAGCCCTCTGGCTGTCTTCACATTGGTCATGTCAAGGCTCTTCTTGTGAATTACAATCTTGCCACTAATTCTAATGGTAAGTTATTATTGAGATTTGATGATACTAATCCTATTAAGGATTATGAGAGATACGAGAAAGAAATActtaaagatttaaaaacacTGAATATTTCTGTGTCTAGTATCACTCACAGTAGTGattattttgattatttaGTAGATAaagctttatttttaattaatagaAATTTGGCTTATGTCGATGACACAGACCAAGAGACAATGAGAAATGAAAGGTTCAATGGAATAGAATCAAAATCAAGGAATAATACTGTAGACTACAATTTAgagatatttaataaaatgttacAAGGAGAAATAAGCACTTTTTGTTTAAGGGCCAAGATAGATATGTCAAATTTGAATAAGACGATGAGAGACCCAGTAATCTACAGATGCACTAATAAAGAACATTGTAGAAATGACAAGTACAAAGCATACCCGACTTATGATTTCGTGTGCCCATTAATTGACTCTTTAGAAGGAGTGACACTTGTGGCCAGAGCTGACGAGTACAAAGATAGAAATGAACAATACAAGTGGTTTCtgaatgttttaaatttagacAGTGTTTTATTAAGAGATTTCTCTAAATTAAATCTGGCTGATACTTTACTAAGTAAAAGGAAGATAGAGAAATTAATACAAGATAAAGAAGTCTCAGGCTGGGATGACCCGAGATTGTCTACAGTACAAGGAATAAAGAGACTTGGTCTAGAAATGAATACCcttaaagaatatataaatttacaagGGTCATCAAATAAGACTAATATTATAACATGGGATAAGATATGGGCCATGAATAAGAAGATGATAGACCCAGTAAGCCCCAGATTCATGGCAGTACCCAGAGAAGGGTGTTTTAGAATTAAGATTAATAATCTAGATAAGGATTTTTATAGAGAAATCCCTTTACATAAAAAGAATCCTTCTTTAGGAAATAAAAGAGTCTTTTTTTCTGGGTCTCTCCTCATTTCTCTGGAAGATGCCTTGTCTTTAGAAATTAATGAAGAATTTACACTTATGAATTGGGGAAATGCGATAGTAAAAGAGAAGATTATGAATGAGAAGATTATTAAAGTAGATTTAAATCTAGAAGGAGATTATAAATCTACTAGTAGTAAAATATCCTGGATTTCTGAATTGGGGAGTGTTTTAGTAAAGACAGTGGAGTATGAGAATATTCTGAAGAATGACGAGATCAATCCTGACTCTAAGAAGGAGATCTTTTATTATGCGGAGGAAGCAGtgattttcttaaaattagaaagaCAT belongs to Vairimorpha necatrix chromosome 12, complete sequence and includes:
- a CDS encoding glutamate-tRNA ligase (EARS1), which translates into the protein MTDTKKLDFLQYLLIHKYNQKIPTNEEKSLENYLKDLSISKDLDIPKDINLQDLLNPDPLNIKQTLFNLNDSLDSSNNLVNDIIFCLINSDPLTLKIFKDKDLPLSNLRNIYDSAFKSNKPFLKNFNTKDKKPKEPKNQVSSPLVTRFCPEPSGCLHIGHVKALLVNYNLATNSNGKLLLRFDDTNPIKDYERYEKEILKDLKTLNISVSSITHSSDYFDYLVDKALFLINRNLAYVDDTDQETMRNERFNGIESKSRNNTVDYNLEIFNKMLQGEISTFCLRAKIDMSNLNKTMRDPVIYRCTNKEHCRNDKYKAYPTYDFVCPLIDSLEGVTLVARADEYKDRNEQYKWFLNVLNLDSVLLRDFSKLNLADTLLSKRKIEKLIQDKEVSGWDDPRLSTVQGIKRLGLEMNTLKEYINLQGSSNKTNIITWDKIWAMNKKMIDPVSPRFMAVPREGCFRIKINNLDKDFYREIPLHKKNPSLGNKRVFFSGSLLISLEDALSLEINEEFTLMNWGNAIVKEKIMNEKIIKVDLNLEGDYKSTSSKISWISELGSVLVKTVEYENILKNDEINPDSKKEIFYYAEEAVIFLKLERHLQFERIGFYYQDSPFIFHLVPTTKQRRNLK